In one window of Armatimonadota bacterium DNA:
- a CDS encoding glucose-6-phosphate isomerase: MTFDLADTTGLPVSFDAETGGLIFAPPLPAPEPATRAPERLRAVYRHPQALDEFEDKSLYLMYDGVALPEHGRAIAEAGLRYDLTVLPHAMIGDEPIKTLGHYHTAASDGLPYPELYQVVLGCTYFVLQLAGAPDYRVEDTMVVEARAGEVVLMPPGWGHVSVNAGDAPLVMCNWIASACDTVPEPYLARGGAAWHVVCAVHGLQLVPNPRYEAPGAVTRQRGARGIPGFIAPGPIYALGVADLGALRPLVEPTAYDWGAVGF, translated from the coding sequence TTGACTTTCGATCTTGCCGATACGACCGGGCTGCCGGTCTCCTTTGACGCTGAGACCGGCGGCCTCATATTCGCTCCGCCCTTGCCGGCGCCGGAGCCGGCGACGCGTGCACCCGAACGACTCCGCGCGGTCTATCGGCATCCCCAAGCGCTTGACGAGTTCGAGGACAAGAGCCTCTACCTCATGTACGACGGCGTCGCGCTCCCCGAGCACGGGCGAGCCATCGCCGAGGCCGGGCTGCGCTACGACTTGACGGTCCTGCCCCACGCGATGATCGGAGACGAGCCGATCAAGACCCTGGGGCACTACCACACTGCCGCCTCGGACGGGTTGCCGTACCCCGAGCTGTACCAGGTGGTTCTTGGCTGCACGTATTTCGTGCTCCAGCTCGCCGGTGCCCCCGACTACCGCGTCGAGGATACGATGGTCGTCGAGGCGCGTGCGGGCGAGGTCGTCCTCATGCCGCCGGGTTGGGGGCACGTCAGCGTCAACGCGGGGGACGCGCCGCTGGTGATGTGCAACTGGATCGCCTCCGCCTGCGACACCGTGCCCGAGCCATACCTGGCGCGCGGCGGGGCCGCCTGGCACGTCGTGTGCGCGGTCCATGGCCTACAACTCGTGCCCAACCCGCGTTACGAGGCCCCAGGCGCCGTCACCCGGCAACGCGGCGCGCGCGGCATCCCGGGATTCATCGCGCCGGGGCCGATTTACGCCCTCGGCGTCGCCGACCTCGGCGCTTTGCGTCCGCTTGTCGAGCCGACGGCATACGATTGGGGCGCAGTGGGATTCTAG
- a CDS encoding HAD family hydrolase: MIKVVFFDLGDTLCDYQAAAEAAIDTACDYAVSHAESLNATGLHEAYVREAGHMAEETRRWTASRFATGSGLDEQGYRLWERALEKCGVANPILSHAVALHYQLSRMRTLQLFPDARPALQALHGRARVGLVAEGSSGIVNEELALLGIRELFSLTVIEGEAGYAKGDPQLLAFALREAECEPAEAAYVGDSLERDVAPAREAGLVTVWVNRNGEEAVGADLPPPDHVVDSLEPVPDLLLSQT; this comes from the coding sequence ATGATCAAGGTGGTGTTCTTCGATCTCGGCGATACGCTGTGCGACTATCAAGCCGCCGCCGAGGCGGCGATAGACACCGCCTGCGATTACGCGGTGAGCCATGCCGAGAGCCTGAACGCAACCGGGCTCCACGAGGCCTACGTGCGCGAGGCCGGGCACATGGCGGAGGAAACTCGACGCTGGACTGCGAGCCGCTTCGCCACCGGCAGCGGCCTCGACGAGCAGGGCTATCGCCTGTGGGAGCGCGCGCTGGAGAAGTGCGGAGTCGCGAACCCCATCCTCAGCCATGCGGTCGCCTTGCATTATCAACTGTCGCGAATGAGAACGCTGCAGCTCTTTCCCGATGCTCGGCCCGCCCTGCAAGCCCTTCACGGGCGGGCACGAGTGGGGCTCGTCGCGGAGGGCAGCTCCGGCATAGTGAACGAGGAACTCGCCCTGCTTGGGATCCGCGAGCTGTTCTCGCTCACTGTCATTGAGGGCGAAGCGGGGTACGCCAAAGGCGACCCACAGCTGCTCGCGTTCGCCCTGCGCGAGGCGGAGTGCGAACCGGCGGAGGCCGCCTATGTCGGCGATTCCCTGGAACGCGATGTGGCACCGGCTCGCGAGGCCGGATTGGTGACGGTATGGGTCAACCGCAACGGCGAGGAAGCCGTGGGCGCCGACCTGCCGCCGCCCGACCATGTGGTCGACAGCCTCGAGCCCGTGCCCGACCTGCTGCTGAGCCAGACTTGA
- a CDS encoding CoA-binding protein, giving the protein MGKVADDDEALRGILTSATTIAVVGLSRSADKDSHRVASYLMAQGYRIIPVNPGAEEILEQRCFPDLAAVNQPVDVVQIFRPAQDVPPIVEQAIAAGARTVWMQLAIRHDAAAARAAAACLTVVQDRCMAVEHHRLIGGGGGEAA; this is encoded by the coding sequence ATGGGCAAGGTGGCGGACGACGACGAAGCCCTGCGCGGCATCCTGACGTCGGCGACAACGATCGCCGTGGTCGGGCTCAGCCGCAGCGCCGACAAGGATTCCCACCGCGTCGCAAGCTACCTGATGGCGCAGGGCTATCGGATCATTCCGGTCAATCCCGGGGCCGAGGAGATCCTCGAGCAGCGCTGTTTCCCGGACCTCGCGGCGGTGAATCAGCCGGTTGACGTCGTGCAGATCTTCCGGCCGGCGCAGGATGTGCCGCCGATCGTCGAGCAGGCGATAGCGGCGGGCGCGCGGACGGTGTGGATGCAACTCGCCATTCGTCACGACGCGGCGGCTGCGCGAGCCGCCGCGGCATGTCTGACGGTCGTCCAGGATCGCTGTATGGCGGTCGAGCATCATCGGCTCATTGGCGGAGGCGGCGGAGAAGCAGCATGA
- a CDS encoding UPF0182 family protein has translation MRRRAVIWIIVAFVALWIIASAAPNLYLNWLWFGEVNYRQIFWGILVTKINLGLVFGLAFFVLVMANAWLARRLAPSAAWYEAESRFRRQAAELFEQYVNRYLLLALAAFVGVVSYGVGSGAASQWQKYLLYRHATPFGIADPIFNRDVSFYVFKLPFIEYVWQWIYLTLFAVLIIAAAVHYLDKAIRVLGGVPAFAPHVKGHLSVILGLILLAKAVAYQLDAWNLLYSARGVAFGISYTDHHAQLPALYILMVIAVLCSLAVLINIHFRGLWLPIAGIAFLITASLLVNVMYPAAIQRFQVQPNEFLKERPYIKHNIEFTRHAYQLDKIREVDMPELGQLTAAELAATPGVVQNIRLWDWRPLLQTYKKLQELRPYYEFLDVDIDRYVMAGDYRQVMLSPRELSLDQLPEKTWQNSHLLYTHGYGLVLSPVNRVDQEGLPMMLVKNLPAESLVPEIEVTRPQIYFGESDINYSIVNAAVEEIDYATFDKTETTAYAGAAGIRLSNGLVRTAAALRFGEVNILVSGNVTAKSKIIINRDIKTRTRLIAPFLEYDNDPYLVIGDDGHLYWIHDAYTRSGRYPYSEPAPGPVNVNYVRNAVKVVTDAYDGTVNFYIADTEDPIVRTWAAAFPGAFRPLEQMPQGLQAHLRWPEGLFMLQSTMYQIYHMTDSQIFYTKEDKWDIARESAQKGLQSRSGEQASLMPPYYVVTLLPDEQETELILMRPYTPAGKPNMIAWLCARSDPENYGEILVYRFPRHETVFGPMMVEARIEQDTDISAALTLWRSKGSDVIRGNLLVIPVGKALLYVEPLFMRAQESEIPELKRVIVAVGQVGGNATVVMRETLDEALEAALGGTAIAAPQEQPTGEAAPAEGPPAESARQLVGSALGHYRNAQERLRAGDWSGYGDELAAMERDLRQLEELQR, from the coding sequence ATGAGACGTCGAGCCGTGATCTGGATCATCGTCGCGTTCGTCGCATTGTGGATCATCGCGTCGGCCGCGCCCAACCTCTATCTGAATTGGCTGTGGTTCGGTGAGGTCAACTATCGCCAGATCTTCTGGGGCATCTTGGTCACCAAGATCAACCTCGGCCTGGTCTTCGGCCTCGCGTTCTTCGTGCTCGTCATGGCCAACGCGTGGCTGGCGCGCCGTCTCGCGCCGAGCGCCGCGTGGTACGAGGCGGAGAGCCGCTTCCGCCGTCAAGCGGCGGAGTTGTTCGAGCAGTACGTCAACCGCTATCTGCTGCTCGCGCTCGCCGCGTTCGTCGGCGTCGTCAGCTACGGCGTGGGCAGCGGCGCCGCGAGCCAGTGGCAGAAGTACCTCCTCTACCGCCACGCCACTCCGTTCGGCATCGCAGACCCGATCTTCAACCGCGACGTCAGTTTCTACGTCTTCAAGCTGCCCTTCATCGAGTACGTCTGGCAGTGGATCTACCTCACCCTCTTCGCGGTGCTGATCATCGCCGCGGCGGTGCATTACCTGGATAAGGCCATCCGCGTGCTGGGCGGCGTGCCGGCGTTCGCGCCGCACGTCAAGGGACACCTGTCCGTGATCCTCGGGCTCATCTTGCTCGCCAAGGCGGTCGCCTACCAACTGGACGCGTGGAACCTTCTGTACTCCGCGCGCGGAGTTGCCTTCGGCATCTCCTACACCGATCACCACGCCCAGCTCCCGGCCTTGTACATCCTGATGGTGATCGCGGTGCTGTGCTCCCTCGCCGTGCTGATCAATATTCACTTCCGGGGCCTGTGGCTGCCGATCGCCGGTATTGCTTTCCTGATCACGGCGTCGCTGCTGGTCAACGTGATGTACCCGGCGGCGATCCAGCGCTTCCAGGTGCAGCCCAACGAGTTCCTCAAAGAGCGACCGTACATCAAGCACAACATCGAGTTCACGCGCCACGCGTACCAGCTCGACAAGATTCGCGAGGTTGACATGCCCGAGCTCGGGCAGCTCACCGCCGCCGAGTTGGCGGCTACGCCGGGCGTCGTGCAGAACATCCGCCTGTGGGACTGGCGCCCGCTGCTGCAGACCTACAAGAAGCTTCAGGAGTTGCGACCGTACTATGAGTTCCTGGACGTGGATATTGACCGCTACGTCATGGCCGGGGACTACCGGCAGGTGATGCTGTCGCCGCGCGAACTATCGCTTGATCAGCTGCCGGAGAAAACCTGGCAGAACTCGCATCTGCTGTACACACATGGGTACGGCTTGGTCCTCTCCCCGGTGAACCGCGTTGACCAGGAGGGGCTGCCGATGATGCTGGTCAAGAATCTTCCGGCGGAGTCCTTGGTGCCCGAGATCGAAGTCACCCGCCCGCAGATCTACTTCGGCGAATCGGATATCAACTACAGCATCGTCAACGCCGCGGTCGAGGAAATTGACTACGCCACGTTCGACAAGACCGAGACTACCGCGTACGCCGGCGCGGCGGGCATCAGATTGTCCAACGGCCTGGTGCGCACTGCCGCCGCCCTGCGCTTCGGCGAGGTCAACATTCTTGTCTCCGGCAACGTCACGGCCAAGAGCAAGATCATCATCAATCGCGACATCAAGACCCGGACGCGCTTGATTGCGCCCTTCCTCGAATACGATAACGACCCCTACCTGGTGATCGGCGACGACGGCCACCTGTACTGGATCCACGACGCATACACCAGAAGCGGCCGCTATCCCTATTCCGAGCCCGCGCCGGGCCCGGTCAACGTCAACTACGTGCGCAACGCCGTCAAGGTCGTCACCGACGCCTACGACGGCACGGTCAACTTCTATATCGCCGATACCGAGGACCCGATCGTCCGCACCTGGGCGGCCGCCTTCCCTGGAGCGTTTCGACCACTGGAGCAAATGCCGCAGGGGCTGCAGGCTCATCTGCGCTGGCCCGAGGGGCTATTCATGCTCCAGAGCACGATGTACCAGATCTACCATATGACGGATTCGCAGATCTTCTACACCAAGGAAGACAAGTGGGACATTGCCCGCGAGTCCGCGCAGAAGGGATTGCAGAGCCGGTCTGGCGAGCAGGCCTCCCTCATGCCGCCCTACTATGTGGTCACGCTCTTGCCTGACGAGCAGGAGACCGAGTTGATCCTGATGCGCCCGTACACGCCCGCGGGGAAGCCCAACATGATCGCCTGGCTGTGCGCTCGTTCAGACCCGGAAAACTACGGCGAGATCCTTGTCTACCGCTTCCCGCGCCATGAGACGGTGTTCGGTCCGATGATGGTCGAGGCCCGCATCGAGCAGGACACCGATATCAGCGCCGCCCTCACTTTGTGGCGGAGCAAAGGCTCCGATGTGATCCGCGGCAATCTGTTGGTCATCCCCGTCGGCAAAGCGCTCCTCTACGTTGAGCCCCTCTTCATGCGCGCGCAGGAGAGCGAGATCCCGGAGTTGAAGCGGGTCATCGTCGCCGTCGGCCAGGTGGGCGGCAACGCCACCGTCGTCATGCGCGAGACCCTCGACGAAGCTCTCGAAGCCGCGCTCGGCGGCACAGCGATCGCGGCACCACAGGAGCAGCCGACGGGCGAAGCCGCGCCGGCAGAAGGCCCGCCGGCGGAGTCTGCGAGACAGCTCGTCGGCTCCGCGCTCGGCCATTACCGCAACGCGCAGGAGCGCCTGCGCGCCGGGGACTGGAGCGGTTACGGCGACGAACTGGCCGCCATGGAGCGTGACCTGAGGCAACTCGAGGAGCTGCAACGCTAG
- a CDS encoding TonB-dependent receptor encodes MRAFQSFALVIAVIVTTAGQLAPVHVGAEELPASETAGLATHTEESLEASILAAPELLLFQEIPIVVTASRIEERVTEAPASVTVITRQQILSSGAISIPDLLRMVPGVDVMQSTGANWEVSIRGVIQPMSNKALVLVDGRTVYNDLYASVNWHGLPVVLEDIERIEIIRGPLSSLWGANASLGVINIITRSAAQSQGTSATAAWGTRGTVRANVIHGGELGDRGIRYKLSAAREEVGQWTAYRPDAREGFIGDRKAGAATKANLAVEWDRRDGSNWTLHAGESESGALIFIDYSATQRLWEEDVKYVSLDYSKDDLSVRAYWNGTRIDYSEYELPTATVYTDLYNLEALKSQTLDKHAVVYGASYRRKAVGQANFRLLDDAHRQHLWAAYVEDAYQASERTKLVLSARYDRHPLAGGRVSGRATAMYSPTPRQTLRLSAANAFRSPTFLESYLEISIPLPPPLPPTGVWGNTGLDYEGITAYDLEYRAELSPRTSADLCVFYNELQDFILYDVILDVPRQQQFANLGAARARGAEVEVRRALSPVLSGFANYTYLSVEGVGAIEDRHDSLVKHAPRHKANLGFTLSDPDRGLNGSLLLSYRDKVVVRDQSAGPYVLVNGYVGKKIGDNAEAGISFFNLANRKHQQFTRGDYIGRRIMGSVRWEF; translated from the coding sequence ATGCGTGCGTTCCAGTCGTTTGCACTCGTCATCGCAGTAATCGTCACTACCGCAGGGCAGCTCGCTCCTGTGCACGTCGGCGCTGAGGAACTGCCAGCGTCGGAGACGGCGGGCCTCGCGACTCACACCGAGGAGTCTCTGGAGGCCAGCATATTGGCGGCGCCGGAGTTGCTCCTGTTCCAGGAGATCCCGATCGTCGTCACCGCCTCCAGGATAGAGGAGCGCGTCACCGAAGCGCCGGCGAGCGTCACTGTCATCACGCGCCAGCAGATCCTCAGCTCGGGCGCGATCAGCATCCCCGACCTGCTGCGCATGGTGCCCGGCGTGGACGTCATGCAGAGCACCGGCGCGAACTGGGAGGTCAGCATCCGCGGCGTCATCCAGCCGATGTCGAACAAAGCCCTCGTGCTGGTGGATGGGCGCACGGTGTATAACGACCTCTACGCCAGCGTCAACTGGCACGGCCTGCCCGTCGTGCTCGAGGATATCGAGCGCATCGAGATCATCCGCGGGCCCCTGTCTTCCCTGTGGGGGGCCAATGCGTCGCTCGGCGTCATCAACATCATCACGCGCTCGGCTGCCCAGTCGCAGGGTACTTCGGCCACCGCTGCGTGGGGCACCCGGGGCACGGTCCGTGCGAACGTCATCCACGGCGGCGAACTGGGCGACCGCGGCATCCGCTACAAGCTCAGTGCAGCCCGCGAGGAGGTCGGCCAGTGGACCGCGTATCGCCCGGATGCGCGCGAGGGGTTCATCGGCGACAGAAAAGCGGGCGCAGCGACCAAAGCGAATCTGGCCGTGGAGTGGGATCGCCGCGACGGCAGCAATTGGACGCTGCACGCGGGCGAGAGCGAGAGCGGCGCTCTGATCTTCATTGACTACTCTGCAACGCAGCGGCTGTGGGAGGAAGACGTCAAATACGTCTCCCTCGATTACAGCAAGGACGATCTCAGCGTGCGCGCGTACTGGAACGGTACGCGCATTGACTACTCCGAGTACGAGTTGCCCACGGCGACGGTGTACACCGACCTCTACAACCTCGAGGCGCTCAAGTCTCAGACCCTCGACAAGCACGCCGTCGTGTACGGCGCGAGCTATCGCAGGAAGGCAGTCGGCCAGGCCAACTTCCGCCTGCTCGATGACGCACATCGCCAGCATCTATGGGCCGCCTACGTCGAGGATGCCTACCAGGCCTCGGAGCGCACGAAGCTCGTGCTCAGCGCGCGCTACGATCGCCACCCGCTCGCCGGCGGCCGCGTCTCGGGCAGAGCCACGGCCATGTACTCTCCGACGCCGCGCCAAACGCTGCGCCTGTCCGCCGCCAACGCGTTCCGCAGCCCTACTTTCCTCGAATCATACCTCGAGATATCCATTCCTCTACCGCCCCCGCTGCCGCCCACCGGCGTGTGGGGCAACACTGGTCTGGACTACGAAGGCATCACCGCCTACGATCTCGAGTACCGAGCCGAACTCTCCCCCAGGACCAGCGCCGACCTGTGCGTCTTCTACAATGAACTCCAAGATTTCATCCTCTATGACGTCATCCTCGACGTCCCACGCCAACAGCAGTTCGCGAACCTGGGCGCCGCACGCGCGCGCGGGGCGGAGGTCGAAGTCCGCCGCGCGCTGTCCCCCGTGCTGTCCGGCTTCGCCAACTACACCTACCTCTCGGTCGAGGGCGTGGGCGCGATCGAGGATCGGCACGATAGCCTGGTCAAGCACGCCCCGCGCCACAAGGCGAATCTCGGCTTCACGCTGTCAGACCCCGACCGCGGCCTCAACGGCAGCCTGCTCCTCAGCTACCGCGACAAGGTCGTCGTGCGGGATCAAAGCGCCGGCCCCTACGTTCTCGTCAACGGCTACGTCGGCAAGAAGATCGGGGACAACGCGGAGGCGGGCATCTCCTTCTTCAACCTCGCCAACCGCAAGCACCAGCAGTTCACCAGGGGCGACTACATCGGCCGCCGCATCATGGGCAGCGTCAGGTGGGAGTTCTAG
- a CDS encoding citramalate synthase, with amino-acid sequence MATDPTPAHGVSKDVVVYDTTLRDGAQTEGISLSVEDRVKIAQRLDELGIDYIEGGWPSRENPTDIAFFRHMREMPLAHAKLVAFGSTRRPKAKVEEDPQINSLLNAGTSAVTIFGKSWDLHVVGTLGATLQQNLEMIEDTVRHLKSRGLEVIFDAEHFFDGYQGNADYALATLQAAAAADDDCIVLCDTNGGTLPHELEPMFRAAQAAVETPLGIHAHNDSDVAVANTLLAVHLGATHVHGTINGYGERCGNANLCSVVPNLQLKLGKSALAPDKLARLYEVAHYISEVANMPPAERQPFVGRSAFAHKGGVHVDAVLKRPETYEHVTPEVVGNQRRLLVSDQAGTSTVVYKARALEIDLDKQSPETRAILQRVKEMEHEGYQFEGAEASFDLLMRKTMGIYRNLFDLGGFRVITEKRAEGDILCEATIKVTVDGVEEHTAAEGDGPVHALDGALRKALEKFYPDLKEIKLTDFKVRVIAGSEGTAAKVRVLVESSDDADSWSTVGVHTNIIEASWQALVDSIEYGLMRRGEGAGTGVGGNRSA; translated from the coding sequence ATGGCCACCGACCCAACACCTGCGCACGGCGTGAGCAAGGACGTGGTCGTGTACGACACAACCCTGCGCGACGGCGCGCAGACCGAGGGCATCTCGCTGTCGGTCGAGGACCGCGTCAAGATCGCGCAGCGGTTGGATGAGCTGGGCATTGACTACATCGAGGGCGGCTGGCCCTCGCGCGAGAACCCCACGGACATCGCCTTCTTCCGGCACATGCGGGAGATGCCGCTGGCGCACGCCAAGCTCGTGGCCTTCGGCAGCACGCGGCGCCCCAAAGCGAAGGTCGAGGAGGACCCCCAGATCAACAGCCTGCTCAACGCGGGAACCAGCGCCGTCACCATCTTCGGCAAGAGCTGGGACCTGCACGTCGTGGGCACGCTGGGAGCGACGCTGCAACAGAACCTCGAGATGATCGAGGACACGGTGAGGCATCTCAAATCGCGCGGGCTGGAAGTCATCTTCGACGCCGAGCACTTTTTTGACGGTTACCAGGGCAACGCGGATTACGCGCTGGCCACGCTGCAGGCGGCAGCCGCGGCGGACGACGACTGCATCGTACTGTGCGACACCAACGGCGGCACACTGCCGCATGAGTTGGAGCCGATGTTTCGTGCGGCCCAGGCGGCGGTCGAGACGCCGCTTGGCATCCACGCTCACAACGACAGCGACGTCGCGGTCGCCAATACTCTGTTGGCCGTACATCTCGGCGCGACGCACGTGCACGGGACGATCAACGGTTACGGCGAGCGCTGCGGCAACGCGAACCTGTGCTCGGTCGTACCGAACCTCCAGCTCAAACTCGGCAAGAGCGCGCTGGCACCCGACAAGCTCGCCCGGCTGTACGAGGTCGCGCATTACATCTCAGAGGTGGCGAACATGCCACCGGCGGAGCGCCAGCCCTTCGTCGGGCGGAGCGCTTTTGCCCATAAGGGGGGCGTCCATGTGGACGCGGTGCTCAAGCGCCCGGAGACCTACGAGCACGTCACACCCGAGGTCGTCGGCAACCAGCGCCGCCTGCTGGTGAGCGACCAGGCGGGCACGAGCACCGTGGTCTACAAGGCGCGCGCGCTCGAGATCGACCTCGACAAGCAGTCGCCGGAGACGCGGGCGATTCTCCAGCGGGTCAAGGAGATGGAGCACGAGGGCTACCAGTTCGAGGGGGCAGAGGCGTCGTTCGACCTGCTCATGCGCAAGACGATGGGCATCTACCGCAACCTCTTCGATCTCGGCGGGTTCCGCGTCATCACCGAGAAGCGGGCGGAAGGCGACATCCTGTGCGAGGCGACGATCAAGGTCACGGTGGACGGTGTCGAGGAGCACACGGCGGCGGAGGGTGACGGGCCGGTGCACGCGCTGGACGGGGCGCTGCGCAAAGCGCTGGAGAAGTTCTACCCGGACCTCAAGGAGATCAAGCTCACGGACTTCAAGGTGCGCGTGATCGCCGGCTCCGAGGGCACGGCGGCGAAGGTGAGGGTCTTGGTCGAGTCGTCGGACGACGCCGATTCGTGGAGCACCGTCGGCGTCCACACCAACATCATCGAGGCGAGCTGGCAGGCGCTGGTGGATTCCATCGAGTACGGCCTGATGCGGCGAGGCGAGGGGGCGGGGACCGGGGTGGGGGGCAACCGCAGCGCGTGA
- a CDS encoding sigma-70 family RNA polymerase sigma factor, translated as MRETDSRAQGRDVPDSMCAESFDELFERYERKIFNLIYRLIGDHEEATDLASETFVQALRSFNRFRGEARPYTWLYRIAINQCKNYFRRRDVRKRVHGPSLDERVAADGDGGVQREVADWRHAPQRNAERRELQREVERAIAALSPDARMVVVLRDVHGFSYQEIAEMVGVSLEVVKARLFRARAALREQLSEYLLPEA; from the coding sequence GTGCGGGAAACTGATTCCAGGGCACAGGGCCGGGATGTGCCCGACAGCATGTGCGCCGAGAGCTTCGACGAGCTGTTCGAGCGCTACGAGCGAAAGATCTTCAACCTCATTTATCGCTTGATCGGGGATCACGAAGAGGCGACGGATCTGGCGTCGGAGACGTTCGTGCAGGCGCTGCGATCCTTCAACCGGTTTCGCGGCGAGGCGCGCCCCTACACCTGGTTGTACCGTATCGCGATCAACCAGTGCAAGAACTACTTTCGTCGCCGGGACGTGCGCAAGCGAGTGCACGGGCCGTCGCTCGACGAACGCGTCGCCGCGGACGGGGACGGTGGGGTGCAACGCGAGGTCGCGGATTGGCGGCACGCGCCGCAGCGCAATGCCGAGCGCCGCGAGCTTCAGCGAGAGGTCGAGCGCGCCATCGCCGCCCTCAGCCCCGACGCACGGATGGTCGTCGTCCTACGCGACGTGCACGGCTTCAGCTACCAGGAGATAGCGGAGATGGTGGGGGTCTCGCTGGAAGTGGTGAAGGCACGCCTGTTTCGGGCGCGCGCAGCGCTCCGGGAACAGTTGTCCGAGTATCTCCTGCCTGAAGCGTAA
- a CDS encoding BamA/TamA family outer membrane protein, whose amino-acid sequence MGKALAACCLALVLCVGASAQESAPSVEQTEQVAPQPPAAPDVSAEASQPTAPSVDQPAPAQDAESATETPPENATPATETPPEEAKPAIEAPAEEPQEAEPAAPAEAEQPGPPITAIVVRGNEHIALEQITPSLTAQVGQNVADALLEEQEKAVRDLGWFYDVRVTTEPTEQGVRLVVTVVENPVISDIVIEGNTVFSDEQLRAVMESKPGEVASNRTIINDLRAIREKYDSAGYIWAQVSDVWTDEETGNLVITLLEGEVEELRITGNRKTRSYVIRREMRTKPGDILNRDRLRRDLDRLINLEIFQDVSSQPTVGSAPGLVAVPVNVVEKKTGLAAAGVGYSSVQKLVGFVDLTESNLRGTGQKVTLRMEFGGRESYELGYFNPWISAPETSLRVGVYNKLILRQAVVGDIGFLYDEKRTGGNVTVSRPLGESETTRIYMSLRADSVSVQEADDETLPDVIALQRGEDVRSLGVTLRNDDRDIKANPTRGGLNSVSAEFAGWLGGASFNKYGVDLRRYFRVGGKRILATRLMLGFAAGHPPFLEQYLIGGGDTLRGYRNDRFPGTRMAILNTELRVPLQENLAGVVFVDVGTAWGGVFARELGDTRFEAHVGYGLGVRLVTPIGPIRIDYGIGSEGQETHFSVGHAF is encoded by the coding sequence ATGGGGAAAGCGTTGGCAGCCTGCTGCCTCGCGTTGGTGCTGTGCGTTGGGGCGTCGGCCCAGGAATCTGCGCCATCGGTGGAGCAGACCGAGCAGGTGGCGCCGCAGCCGCCGGCCGCTCCGGACGTGTCGGCCGAGGCGTCGCAGCCGACCGCACCATCTGTAGACCAACCGGCACCTGCGCAGGACGCCGAATCGGCAACTGAAACACCGCCCGAGAATGCGACACCGGCAACTGAAACACCGCCCGAGGAGGCGAAGCCGGCAATCGAGGCGCCCGCGGAAGAGCCTCAGGAGGCAGAGCCGGCGGCACCGGCGGAGGCCGAGCAGCCGGGCCCGCCGATCACCGCCATCGTCGTCCGCGGCAACGAGCACATCGCGCTCGAGCAGATCACCCCGTCGCTCACGGCACAGGTCGGCCAGAACGTCGCTGACGCACTGCTCGAGGAGCAGGAGAAGGCGGTGCGCGATCTCGGCTGGTTCTACGACGTGCGCGTCACTACCGAGCCGACGGAGCAAGGGGTGCGGTTGGTCGTGACCGTGGTCGAGAATCCGGTCATCAGCGACATCGTCATCGAGGGCAATACGGTCTTCAGCGACGAGCAACTGCGGGCGGTCATGGAATCGAAGCCGGGCGAGGTGGCGAGCAACCGCACGATAATCAACGACCTGCGCGCGATTCGTGAGAAGTACGACTCCGCCGGCTATATCTGGGCACAGGTATCCGACGTGTGGACCGACGAAGAGACGGGCAACCTGGTCATCACCTTGCTCGAGGGCGAGGTCGAGGAACTGCGCATCACGGGCAACCGGAAGACCCGGAGTTACGTCATCCGGCGCGAGATGCGCACCAAGCCGGGTGACATCCTCAATCGCGACCGGCTGCGGCGCGACCTCGACCGGCTCATCAACCTGGAGATCTTTCAGGACGTATCATCGCAGCCGACGGTGGGCAGCGCGCCCGGCCTGGTCGCGGTACCGGTCAACGTGGTGGAGAAGAAGACCGGGCTCGCGGCGGCGGGCGTGGGCTACAGCTCGGTGCAGAAGCTTGTGGGCTTCGTCGATCTCACGGAGTCGAACCTGCGCGGCACCGGCCAGAAGGTCACGCTGCGGATGGAGTTCGGAGGCCGCGAGAGCTACGAGCTGGGCTACTTCAACCCGTGGATCAGCGCGCCCGAGACGAGCCTGCGCGTCGGGGTTTACAACAAACTCATCCTGCGCCAGGCCGTGGTCGGCGATATCGGCTTCCTGTACGACGAGAAGCGCACCGGCGGGAACGTCACCGTGAGCCGGCCCCTCGGCGAGAGCGAAACCACGCGCATCTACATGAGCCTGCGCGCCGATTCCGTGTCGGTGCAGGAGGCGGACGACGAGACGCTGCCCGATGTCATTGCGCTCCAGCGGGGGGAGGACGTGCGAAGCCTGGGCGTGACGTTGCGCAACGACGACCGCGACATCAAAGCCAACCCGACGCGCGGCGGCCTCAACAGCGTGTCCGCGGAGTTCGCGGGCTGGCTCGGCGGCGCCAGCTTCAACAAGTACGGCGTCGACCTGCGGCGGTACTTCCGCGTCGGCGGCAAGCGCATCCTTGCCACCCGCCTCATGCTGGGCTTCGCCGCCGGCCACCCGCCGTTCCTCGAGCAGTATCTCATCGGCGGCGGCGACACGCTGCGCGGGTATCGCAACGACCGCTTCCCCGGCACGCGCATGGCGATCCTCAACACCGAGCTGCGCGTCCCACTCCAGGAGAATCTCGCCGGGGTCGTGTTTGTCGACGTCGGCACCGCGTGGGGTGGCGTGTTTGCGCGCGAACTCGGCGATACGCGCTTCGAGGCGCACGTCGGCTATGGCCTCGGCGTACGCCTCGTCACGCCGATCGGGCCTATCCGCATAGACTACGGCATCGGCAGCGAAGGACAGGAGACTCACTTCAGCGTGGGCCACGCCTTCTAG